The Xylanibacillus composti DNA segment TATTTCTTCGCAGCAAGTCTTCAATCTGGGATGAATATCGGCGTTGGATATGCGATTTGGGCAGGACTAGGAGTTATATTGGTGGCGGCAATCGGCACGATATGGTTCAAAGAGAAGCTGACAAAGGTTCAGCTGATCGGAATTGGCTGTATTATTGGAGGAGTTGCCGCTTTAGAGCTCGGTGCACACATGTAGCAGACTTTGAGATAGTTATTCATGTTTTCTGCCGCTTTATATGAACCCTCTCTAACGAAAGGATTTCGATATGGCATACTTATATCTTTTTGTCGCTATTTTTTTGGAAACGACTGCGGCCGTAACCACACGCTTTACGGATCGTTTTACGGTGCTCGTTCCAACTATTATCACGATCTTTTTTGCCGTGTCGTCTTATATCATGTTTTCATTGAGTCTTAAGCGCGGGATGAACATCGGGTTTGGCTATGCGGTTTGGGCGGGAATCGGCGTCCTCTCGGTCGCACTTATCGGAGTGACGTTCCTGAACGATCCATTGACAGGTACTCAGATGATAGGCGTGTTACTCGTAATTGCGGGTCTTGTCGCTGTCCAACTTGGTGGCGGTGACAACAGAGAACGAGAAAAATCGGACCACGCGCATTAACTCTCTATTTCTCCGATATTTCGACGAATCAAGTTCATCAGACTAAGTTAGAGGTTGACATCGGCGGCGTCGAATCGCTATTTGCACACGGCAACGCAAATGACGGCAACTCACGATTCGTTCCTTTGACCACTTACTATTTCAAGTAACTCCTTGCAAGATTCAATAAAAAACACCTCCATCGCATCTTCATGTCCTCCGACATGAGTACATGCTCCTGGAGGTGTTTTTCTCCTTCATAAACGGTTTCCTATGCAGTCAGGAACTATAAGCTCGGTTGCAATAAATCTAGCTTGTTCCCGTACAGATCTTCGAAAACGACCTCGATTCCCCATGGCACATGTACGGGTTC contains these protein-coding regions:
- a CDS encoding DMT family transporter — its product is MAYLFLMLAIFCEVIGAVSSTYSEGFRKWLPSIIVTAAIVASYYFFAASLQSGMNIGVGYAIWAGLGVILVAAIGTIWFKEKLTKVQLIGIGCIIGGVAALELGAHM
- a CDS encoding DMT family transporter, coding for MAYLYLFVAIFLETTAAVTTRFTDRFTVLVPTIITIFFAVSSYIMFSLSLKRGMNIGFGYAVWAGIGVLSVALIGVTFLNDPLTGTQMIGVLLVIAGLVAVQLGGGDNREREKSDHAH